GAAATCGTAAAAATGCACATTAAACCCGGAGATACGGTAACCGACGAAGATATTATTATGGAAGTGCAGAACGACAAGGCGATTGTGGAAGTGCCCTGCCCGGTAAACGGCAAGGTGCTTGAAGTGCTTGTCAAAGACGGGCAAGTATGCCACGTCGGGGATATTGTTGCCGTTATTGATGCTGAAGGCGAAGTTCCGGAACAAGCGGCTCCGGCTAACCAAAGCCACGCAGCGCCTGAGGCTGCGAAAGAGCCGGCGAAGACCGAGCTGCCTAAGACCGGCGCTGCCGATACGGCGAAAGACGCAGCTCCCGAAGCGGCTGATAAAGCGGCAGCTCCGGCTCCTGCCAAAGCTGCAGGCGGCCTGGTTCTGGCGACGCCAAGTGTGCGTAAATTTGCGCGTGAGAAGGGCGTAGACCTATCCGGAGCAGCAGGCTCTGGCAAAAACGGCCGTATAACGCGTGAAGACGTTGAGGCATTGGCGGCAGGCGGCGGTAAAGCTCCTGCGGCAGCGCAAGCTGGCGCTCAAGACGCGGCAGCGGGCGCAGCACAAGTTGAATCCAAACCGGCGAATGTGACGACTATTGCCGGCGATCGTACGGAAGAGCGCTTGCCGTTCAAGGGCATCCGCAAGGTGATTGCAAATGCAATGTCCAAGTCGGTCTACACTGCGCCGCATGTAACATTAATGGATGAAGTCGACGTTACCGAGCTCGTGGCACTGCGCACGAAAGCGAAGCCGGTTGCGGAGAAGAAGGGCGTCAAGCTGACGTACCTGCCGTTTATCGTCAAAGCGCTCGTCGCGGCCTGCCGTCAGTTCCCGATTGTGAACTCGACGCTGGATGAAGAAGCGCAGGAAATCGTGTACAAGAAATACTACAACATCGGTATTGCAACGGATACCGATAACGGTCTGATCGTTCCCGTTATTCCGGATGCGGACCGCAAGAACGTCTGGATGATCGCCGACGCGATCAAGGATCTTGCCGTACGCGGACGCGAAGGCAAGCTCACTCCGAACGAAATGAAAGGCAGCACCATTACAATTACGAATATTGGTTCCGCAGGCGGCATGTTCTTCACACCGGTCATCAACTTCCCGGAAGTAGCGATTCTCGGTACCGGCCGCATCTCGGAAAAGCCGGTTGTCAAGAACGGTGAAATTGTCGCAGCATCCGTAATGGCCCTCTCGCTCAGCTTTGATCATCGTCTCATCGACGGCGCAACAGCTCAGAATTTCTTGAATTACATCAAGCAGCTGCTCGCCGATCCACAATTGCTTGTTATGGAGGTGTAAGCCATGGTAGTAGGTGACGCTTCACTCGATATCGATACTCTGGTAATCGGTGCAGGACCCGGCGGTTACGTGGCGGCTATTCGTGCCGCCCAGCTCGGGCAAAATGTGCTTGTCGTGGATAAACAGTATGTTGGCGGCGTATGTTTGAATGTAGGGTGTATTCCATCCAAAGCACTGATCTCCGCTTCCCATCAGTATGAATCGATTAATCACGCTTCGGCTTTCGGTATTACGGCTTCCGACGTGAAGGTCGAATGGAGCAAGGTCCAGGAATTCAAGAACGGCGTGGTCAAGAAATTGACCGGCGGCGTGGCAACCTTGCTTAAAGCGAACAAGATTCAATATTTCAGCGGTGAAGTAATGTTCATCAACGAGAACGAAGCGCGCGTATTCAACGAACAGGAAGCACCCCGCTATCGTTTCAAGAACTGCATCATTGCTACCGGATCCCGTCCGATCGAGCTGAAAGCATTCCCATACGGCGGCCGCATCGTCTCCTCGACAGAGGCGCTGTCGCTGCCGGAAATTCCGAAGAGCCTTGTTGTAATCGGAGGCGGCTATATCGGAATCGAGCTTGGTCAAATGTATGCCCGTTTCGGCACGAAAGTTACGGTTATTGAAGGTTCCGATACGATCCTTCCGGGCTTTGACAACGATATGTCCTCGCTCGTCGCCAAGAAGCTTAAAGGCGCCAAGGCAGAAATCATCACCGGCGCTCAAGCGAAAAGCGCGGACCAAACGGACAGCAGCGTTACCGTCACGTACACGGTCGGCGGCGAAGACAAGCAGGTGACGGCAGACTATTTGCTCGTCACAGTAGGACGACGTCCTAACACCGACGGCGAGCTTGGTCTTGATCTGATCAATATCAAGATGACCGATCGCGGACTGATCGAAGTCGACGGTCAATGCCGTACGAACATTCCTCATATCTATGCAATCGGCGATATCATCGAGGGCCCGGCGCTTGCGCACAAAGCAATGTACGAAGGCCGCGTCGCAGCTGAAGCTATCTCTGGAGAGCCAAGCCAAATTGATTACAAATGTATTCCGCTCGTCGTATTCTCCGATCCGGAATGCTCAAGTGTCGGTTACAGTGAGAAAGAAGCGAAAGAAAAAGGCCACAACGTCAAGGTAGGTAAATTTCCGTTCAATATTAACGGCCGCGCATTGTCGCTCGGCGTTAAAGAAGGCTTTGTAAAAATCATTGCCGACGCTGATAACGGCCTGGTGCTCGGCGCACAAATCGCCGGTATAGAAGCATCTAACATGATCGCAGAGCTTGGTTTAGCCATCGAGATGGGCGCAACACTCGAAGATATCGCGCTCACGATTCATGCTCATCCGACGCTGGGAGAAATTGTTCTTGATGCGGTCGAAATGGCCCTTGGTCACCCGATACACGCAGTCGGCAAGTAATATGGGCTTTTGAGCTTTGGTTAAGATAGTTAGCAAGAGGTCACGAGCCGCTGCAGCGGCCGGGCCTCTTTTTCTAATTGCAGCGCTAATTTCTCAAAGGAGGCCGTTCAATGGACATGGAGCTTGAAAGCAAGCCGGCAAGCGCATCGCGCTCGACGATGGTGCAGTTGATTTTTCCATCCGATACGAATTATCACGGTACAATGTTCGGCGGAAAAGTAATGGAGTATATGGATAAAATAGCTGCCATTACCAGTATGCGTCATGCGAGGAAGCCTGTTGTGACAGCCTCGACGGACAGTCTGGATTTCGTGGCGCCGATCAGAATAGGTGAAGTGATTGAAGTCGGAGCATTCGTAACTTGGACGCATAAGAGCTCAATGGAAGTTTTTGTTAAAGTTGAGACGGAAAATGTGTACACCGGAGAGCGCAAAACTGCAGTCACGGCTTTTTTTACTTTTGTTTCGCTGGGTGAAGACGGCAAACCCTGTAAAGTGACGCCCGTAATTCCCGAGACGGAGGAAGAAAAGGCTCTGAATGCTTCTGCCCCGACTCGTTATGCGCTTCGAATGCAGCGAAAACGGGACAGACAGATCGGTCATTAAATGTTAAAATAGAACGACCAGTGGAATGCAGAAGGGGGATCACTCTGCTTTGAGAGCGTATTTGGATTTGCTTCAGGATGTGCTGGACCACGGAACGTTTAAGGAAGACCGTACGGGAACGGGAACGATATCCGTATTCGGCCGCCAGCTGCGTTTCGATTTAAATATAGGTTTTCCGCTTGTAACGACAAAAAGGATTCATGTAAAATCGGTCATTCACGAGCTGCTCTGGTTTCTGAAGGGCGAGACGAACGTCCGTTATTTGCAGGAAAACGGTGTTCGAATCTGGAATGAATGGGCCGATGAGAATGGTGATCTCGGACCTGTCTACGGGTCGCAGTGGCGCTTCTGGGAAGCGCCGGACGGCAGACGCATCGACCAGATTGCGCAGGTGGTGGACTCGATCAAGCGCAATCCGGATTCACGGCGGCATATTGTAAGCGCTTGGAATGTGGCGGAGATCGAGAACATGAAGCTGCCGCCTTGCCATTATGTTTTTCAATTTTATGTAATTGACGGGAAGCTGTCCTGCATGCTCACCATGCGCTCGTCGGATACGTTTCTCGGTCTGCCCTTTAATATCGCACAGTACGCGCTGTTGACCCATATGATCGCCGACCAGTGCGATCTTGGCGTCGGGGAATTTATATATTCCGGCGGCGACGTTCATATATACAGCAACCATATCGAGCAGGTAAAGCTGCAGCTTTCCCGTGAGCCGCTGCCGCTTCCGCGCTTGGTGATTAAGCGAAAGGCTGAATCGATTTTTGATTATAAATTCGAAGATTTTGAAATAGCGGACTATCAATATCATCCTACGATCAAAGCGGAAGTAGCGATATAGGAAGGGGTCGGGTGGCATGACTATAACGATGATTGCGGCAATGGCGCACAACAGGGCTATCGGCGTGGACAACAGGATGCCTTGGCGGCTGCCGGCGGAATTAGCTCATTTTCAACGTTCAACACTTGGCAAAACGGTGCTTATGGGTCGGAAAACGTTCGAATCCCTCGGCAAACCGCTTAAGAACAGGCTAAATGTCGTCCTGACGCGCAGCAGCAGCTGCGTCCCGGAGGGCTGTGAAGTTGTTAATTCAGTTCAGGAAGCACTTGAACGTTACGCAGCAAGCTCCGACACGGAGCTGGTTGTGATAGGCGGAGCCGAAGTGTATAAGCAGTTTCTGCCCTATGCGGACAAGCTGCTGCTCACAGAGGTCGAAGCCGAGATTGACGGCGATGCATTTTTCCCTTCTTTTAATGAGAATGAATGGATGGTCACGGACAGTGAAGCATACTCGAAGGATGAGAAAAATGCATACAATTTTTACATCCGGACTTACGTGCGAAAACCGCGGGGCCATTAATAAAGCCGGCCATCATTTGACGAACGATATGTCATAAAGTGCAAATGATTGTACGGAAAATCCATTTTACGGAATGTGCGCAATTGCTACGATATTGAAATGAGCCTCTATTTGGATATGGGAAAGTTTGATATTGAATAAACAATGAAATCCCGATATATTTTAAGAAGATGTTTGCTAGGGGTACCGGGAAACAAGAGATGGAGGATAAGCGATCATGTCTACACCTACTGGATTTATGGATTACAAGCGCGAACTGCCTGCTGACCGCGACCCGCTAGAGCGGATCAAGGACTGGGAAGAATTTCATAAACATTTCAATGAAGACCAACTTCGTACGCAAGGTGCGCGCTGCATGGATTGCGGCACGCCTTATTGCCATACAGGCATTGAGCTTCCCGGCGGAGCTTCGGGCTGTCCCGTAAACAATCTCATTCCGGAGTGGAACAACCTGATTTACCGCGGACTGTGGCGCGAAGCGCTGGAACGGCTGCATAAAACGAACAATTTCCCTGAATTTACCGGCCGTGTATGTCCTGCGCCATGCGAAGGATCCTGTACCGTAGGACTAATCGGTGACCCGGTAACCATCAAGTCGATTGAGCAATCCATCATCGATAAAGGCTTTGACGAAGGTTGGGTCGTTCCGCAGCCTCCTCAAATGCGCACAGGCAGGAAAGTGGCCGTTGTCGGATCCGGTCCTGCGGGTATGGCCTGCGCCGCCCAATTGAATAAAGCAGGACATTCGGTTACCGTTTATGAGCGTGCCGACCGTATCGGCGGTTTGCTGGTGTATGGTATTCCAACAATGAAGCTGGATAAAAAAATCGTGCAGCGCCGCGTGGATTTGCTTGAAGCGGAAGGCGTACAGTTTGTCGTTAACACCGAAATAGGCAAGGATGTTCCCGCTCAGCAGCTTATGGACGAGTTCGACGCTGTCGTCCTCTGCGGCGGTGCGACTAAGCCCCGTGAAGTCGATATCGAAGGCCGGGAGCTGGGCGGCATTCATAAGGCTATGGATTATTTGAATGGAACGATTAAGAGCTATCTGGATTCGAATTTGACGGACGGCAATTATATTTCCGC
This is a stretch of genomic DNA from Paenibacillus sp. sptzw28. It encodes these proteins:
- a CDS encoding dihydrolipoamide acetyltransferase family protein — encoded protein: MAKFEYRFPELGEGLHEGEIVKMHIKPGDTVTDEDIIMEVQNDKAIVEVPCPVNGKVLEVLVKDGQVCHVGDIVAVIDAEGEVPEQAAPANQSHAAPEAAKEPAKTELPKTGAADTAKDAAPEAADKAAAPAPAKAAGGLVLATPSVRKFAREKGVDLSGAAGSGKNGRITREDVEALAAGGGKAPAAAQAGAQDAAAGAAQVESKPANVTTIAGDRTEERLPFKGIRKVIANAMSKSVYTAPHVTLMDEVDVTELVALRTKAKPVAEKKGVKLTYLPFIVKALVAACRQFPIVNSTLDEEAQEIVYKKYYNIGIATDTDNGLIVPVIPDADRKNVWMIADAIKDLAVRGREGKLTPNEMKGSTITITNIGSAGGMFFTPVINFPEVAILGTGRISEKPVVKNGEIVAASVMALSLSFDHRLIDGATAQNFLNYIKQLLADPQLLVMEV
- the lpdA gene encoding dihydrolipoyl dehydrogenase, which encodes MVVGDASLDIDTLVIGAGPGGYVAAIRAAQLGQNVLVVDKQYVGGVCLNVGCIPSKALISASHQYESINHASAFGITASDVKVEWSKVQEFKNGVVKKLTGGVATLLKANKIQYFSGEVMFINENEARVFNEQEAPRYRFKNCIIATGSRPIELKAFPYGGRIVSSTEALSLPEIPKSLVVIGGGYIGIELGQMYARFGTKVTVIEGSDTILPGFDNDMSSLVAKKLKGAKAEIITGAQAKSADQTDSSVTVTYTVGGEDKQVTADYLLVTVGRRPNTDGELGLDLINIKMTDRGLIEVDGQCRTNIPHIYAIGDIIEGPALAHKAMYEGRVAAEAISGEPSQIDYKCIPLVVFSDPECSSVGYSEKEAKEKGHNVKVGKFPFNINGRALSLGVKEGFVKIIADADNGLVLGAQIAGIEASNMIAELGLAIEMGATLEDIALTIHAHPTLGEIVLDAVEMALGHPIHAVGK
- a CDS encoding acyl-CoA thioesterase, giving the protein MDMELESKPASASRSTMVQLIFPSDTNYHGTMFGGKVMEYMDKIAAITSMRHARKPVVTASTDSLDFVAPIRIGEVIEVGAFVTWTHKSSMEVFVKVETENVYTGERKTAVTAFFTFVSLGEDGKPCKVTPVIPETEEEKALNASAPTRYALRMQRKRDRQIGH
- the thyA gene encoding thymidylate synthase, with amino-acid sequence MRAYLDLLQDVLDHGTFKEDRTGTGTISVFGRQLRFDLNIGFPLVTTKRIHVKSVIHELLWFLKGETNVRYLQENGVRIWNEWADENGDLGPVYGSQWRFWEAPDGRRIDQIAQVVDSIKRNPDSRRHIVSAWNVAEIENMKLPPCHYVFQFYVIDGKLSCMLTMRSSDTFLGLPFNIAQYALLTHMIADQCDLGVGEFIYSGGDVHIYSNHIEQVKLQLSREPLPLPRLVIKRKAESIFDYKFEDFEIADYQYHPTIKAEVAI
- a CDS encoding dihydrofolate reductase, whose translation is MTITMIAAMAHNRAIGVDNRMPWRLPAELAHFQRSTLGKTVLMGRKTFESLGKPLKNRLNVVLTRSSSCVPEGCEVVNSVQEALERYAASSDTELVVIGGAEVYKQFLPYADKLLLTEVEAEIDGDAFFPSFNENEWMVTDSEAYSKDEKNAYNFYIRTYVRKPRGH
- a CDS encoding glutamate synthase subunit beta, producing MSTPTGFMDYKRELPADRDPLERIKDWEEFHKHFNEDQLRTQGARCMDCGTPYCHTGIELPGGASGCPVNNLIPEWNNLIYRGLWREALERLHKTNNFPEFTGRVCPAPCEGSCTVGLIGDPVTIKSIEQSIIDKGFDEGWVVPQPPQMRTGRKVAVVGSGPAGMACAAQLNKAGHSVTVYERADRIGGLLVYGIPTMKLDKKIVQRRVDLLEAEGVQFVVNTEIGKDVPAQQLMDEFDAVVLCGGATKPREVDIEGRELGGIHKAMDYLNGTIKSYLDSNLTDGNYISAKDKNVIVIGGGDTGTDCVATALRHGCKSITQFGTVPKAPLERDQVRNPWPQFPNVYTLDYAQEEARALYGQDPRAFSVLTKKFVGDENGNVKELHTVRIERTVDETGRRIYKEIPGTEEVWPADLVMIAIGFEGPENTIIEQLGLEQDRRTNVKAEYGKYRTSVDKVFAAGDMRRGQSLVVWAINEGREAAREVDRFLMGTTMLP